The window TTATTTTAATCATAAAAGTTATCAAAACAATAGATTAAATTTAAGCTTTAATAAATAGGGAAAAAGTATTATTTTTTAAAAATCATACTTAAGGTTGAGACAAAATTTTATTAATTAAATCAACTTTATGTTTAGAATCTGTTTTTTTATAGATATTAGTAATATGAGTTTTTACAGTTGCTATTGATATAGAAAGTTCATTTGAAATCTCTTTATAGCTTTTACCTTTAATTAAAAGAATTAATATCTCTTTTTCCCTTTCAGTAAGATTAAAACTTTTTAATTTTGATAAAAGCTTTTCATTTTTATTATTTAGCTCATCAATTTTCATAGAATAATTATTCAAAGAGTATTTATTAAATGGTTTGTTAAAACTAGATATTTTGTTTAACTTAATTATTTCTAAAATATATATTATTGACCACAATACAAAAAATATGGGAAAAAATCTAATACCAATCTTAGAAATAAAATTAAATGGAAAAATATTAAATCCTGAAAAAAGATCAAAAAAGAATAAAGGCAAAAATATCAAAGAAAGCTTTGCAATTTTTTTAATATATATTTCCCAAAAATTAAGACCTGTAAAATTATTTTTAGAAGAAATATTGTTTTCTGTTAAATTATTACTTTCATTCTTGTGTTTATATTTTAAAAATCTTATTCTAAATATAAGTAAACCTCTTAAACAAGTAAAGGCAATTATAAAAAAATAAATAAAGTATACAGAAATAAAAATTAAAGAATTAAACTTATCTATTATATAAAAAAATATTATTAATAAAAATAACAACAAAGAAATAAATAAGATAAATTTTAAAAAATTTTTAAATTTACTTTTATCTTCTGAAAGAATTAAAGCAAAATTTGGTATAGCAAAGATACCAAGACATACCCCAGCCATAGAAAAAATATTAAAAATTGTTTCTAAAATTTTGTTTTCAATATTCAATAAAGAATAAATAGTAGAACCAAACATTAATAAAAAAAATGAAAATATCATTAGAAAATGGGCACTTTCAATATCTTTATTTTCAATTGTAATCAAAGTTTTAAAAGCAGAAACTAAAACTGTTGTAAAAGTAATAGTATAACATAAAAACCAATAAATTATTTTAATAAAAGAAATCATAAATTATTCTATCTCAAGTTTTACTGTATTTAATGCTTTTTTAACGCAATCAATAAGGTACTCTTTATCTTTATGAGCCCCAATTATACTTCCAGCTTTTGTTACATTGTTATATGGAATAAATACTTTATCACCAATATTCCTATAAATTATAACATCTTTTATAGTAGGAATCATCTTAGCTTCATAAACACCTTTAATTTTTTTTAAGATTCCTTCTTTTTGGGGTAAAATACCCATTTCAAGAGACCATATATTCCATTTAGGACTTAAATCTGACGGTGGATTTCCTGTATGAACATCTATAATATTTTTCATAAGATTAACACCTGTTGAATATGGGTAAGTATGGGTTGACATAAATCCACCTGATAATCTTGAAGCAAGCTCAGATACAAAACCTTTAGCTACTTTTTTACCATTTGGATCTATTATATATTTAGTAAAAATATCTCCTTTGGCAGCACCTATATCTATATCTACAGCTTTAATTCCATCTATAAAAGCTTTAACTCCAGCATCTATAAGCTCTTCATCTATATCTGCAGGCATAAGATGACCATGTTCAACAAAATATGGTGGTTCTTGAATATATCTTATAGCAACACCTGTTATATTTACTTTTCTATCATAAATAATAGCATCAATAGATAATTCTAATGCATTACTAAATTCTTCAATCAATATTTTTCCATCTTTGCTTAAATTAATAACCTCATCAAAAAGATCTTTTTTTGAAAGGACTTCATCATTTATAAAATAAACTCCTCTTGCACCCATTGAAGTTGATGGTTTAACAACTGCTCCATTTGGAAAAAGCCTTTTATTTTTAATACCATCTATAATCTTATCAAATTCTTCTTTACTATTTGCTACTGTAAAATCTACCTGGTTTACCTTTTTTTCTTTTAGAAAATTTCTTAATTTAACTTTATTAGTAGTTATCAATGCTTTATCATAAGATATAGCATATAAATTTAACTTTTCAGCTATAGCTGAAACAGTCCTTGAAGCATCAGTCCCAACTGTTAAAACACCATAGATACTATATTTTTTAGAAAGATCATAAGCTAAATCTGAAGCTTTCTCCTCATCTAAAGTTGAACAAATAACTTTATTAACAAAGTTATAAGAAAAAGCAGGTGCTTTTTCATTATAATCAAAAACTATAGGTATAAAACCCATTTCATATGCTTGATTTATTACTGGAATTTGAAGAATCCCACCACCAATTATAATAATATACTTATCCATATTTTTATAAAATTATCCTTTTATTTTAATATTTGAAAAGTAAATTAATATTTTAAAAGTAAATTGAAAAATTATTATTAACAAATCTATTTTTATTTATAAAGCAGCTAAAGCTAAAGCTATTGAATTTAATTTAGTTTGAGCATCATCAGCTCTAGAAAGTAAAATAATTGGTGCTTTTGATCCAACAATAACACCACCATTTTTAAATCCAGTTGCATAAATTATACCTTTTGCACACATATTTGCTGCTTCTATATTTGGTGCAACTATAATATCAGCTTCACCAGCAATCGGAGATTTTATCCCTTTCATTTCTGCTGCCTTTTTCGATATTGCATTATCAAAGCCAAAAGGCCCATCTATTAAACCACCTTTAATATCCCCTCTCTCAGCCATTTTTGCTATTATTGCTGCATCAATTGTAGATTGCATTTTGGAAGATGGGATCTCAACAGCAGAAACAAGAGCTATTTTAGGATTTTGAATACCAATTTTATTATAAAAATTTATAGCATTTTTAATAATAGAGATTTTTTCTTCTATTGTTGGCAAAATGTTTAAACCACCATCAGTAATACCAAGTAACCTGTTTTCCCACTCTATACAAGCTATATGAGAAAGAAAACCAGGTTCAACTCTCAAACCAAACTCCTTATCAAGAACCTTTTTAAGTAAAGTACCTGTAGGAACTGTGCCTTTCATTATAAGATCAACTTTATTGTCTCTAAAAAATTCACAAACTTTTTGAGCTTTTAAAGAATCATCTTTTTCATCAATTATTTCAAAATCTGATAAATCATAACCTAAATCTTTTATAACCTTTGATCCTTTTTCCTTATCTCCTACTAAAACAAACTTTGCAATTTTACTATCAATAGCTTCTTTTGCAGCAATTATTACTTCATCTTTTTCACATCCTGCAATTGCAATAGTTTTTAAGTTAGTTGATTTTATTTTCTCAAATAGATCTTTAAAAACCATAATAACTCCTTTAATTTATTACTAAAAAATAAAATAATTAACTAATTTAATTAAAATTAGTGTTAAATAAAAAATTAAGATTTATTAAAATAAAAAATTTATAAAAAATCAAAACTAAAAAATTATGTAAAAAATTAAAAATAAATTTCTTAGAAATATTAATTAATTTATAAAAAAAATCAAAATTTAATTTTATAAGGTATTTTTACCGATAAAATTAAAAAAATTACAAAATTTGATAAATTAATTTTTTGAATTATTATATAGAATAATAACAGGATATAATATGCTTGAATTTTTTAACTTTATAACTTTATCAAGAGGTGGCTATATAATAGATACTGGGGAAAATGGTTACATTCAGGTAGGATCTCCTCCTGAAACCATTAAAGATTCTATGTTAATGGAGAAAGGGGTTCCTCAAATTTTTGTTATAACAAATAAAATGTTTGATTGGTTAAAAGGAATAAGTTTAGCAGAAATAGAATTTCCGATCTATTATAATTTTTTTATTAAAAAAAGAAAAACTATTATTATTTGTGAAGAATATCAAAAGGCAAGAATCTTAAAAGTACTTCAAGAAGCACTTTTTGGTCCAGAAAAGCTTGATATAAAATCAGATTATGAAATTAATTTTTCAAAATATCCACCACCTGATATTAGAAAAGAAATGAATTATTTTAGAAATAATCTTAAATTTGAAGATGTTTTAGAATTTGGGTTATTTGTAAATAATAAATATGTTTATAAAAACATAATTATAGAAAAATATAATAATGAAGCTTTTAATTTTTATAAGGATGAAAAACTTTTTGCTAGAGTTCCAAGCAACATTAATTATCAAATTCAATATAAACTAGGAGAAAGATTAAAAGAACCCTACATGCCCCCATTATTCGGGGTTACATGTCTTGGACCAAGTCATGGATTTGATCCAACAGAAAATACTTCTGGTTATATTATTTGGCTTAATCATAATGGAATAATGGTTGACCCACCAGTCAACTCAACCGAATGGCTTGAAGATTCAAATGTAAATCCAAAATTAATAGATTCTATAATACTTACTCACTGTCATGCTGACCATGATGCTGGAACATTTCAAAAAATTTTAAGAGAAGAAAAAGTAACAATTTATACAACAAAAACAGTAATCAATAGCTTTTTAAGAAAATATTCATCTTTAACAGGTTATAAAGAAGAGGATCTAGCAAAACTTTTTAATTTTTATGAGGTAAAGATTGGTATACCTTTCTTTATACATGCTGCAAGATTTGAAATGTTTTATACCCTTCATTCAATTCCAACTTTAGGTTTTAAAATAAACTTTCAAGATCAAACTTTTGTTTATTCTTCAGATCATAATAATGACCCTACTTTACATAAAAA of the Spirochaetota bacterium genome contains:
- a CDS encoding helix-turn-helix transcriptional regulator, yielding MISFIKIIYWFLCYTITFTTVLVSAFKTLITIENKDIESAHFLMIFSFFLLMFGSTIYSLLNIENKILETIFNIFSMAGVCLGIFAIPNFALILSEDKSKFKNFLKFILFISLLLFLLIIFFYIIDKFNSLIFISVYFIYFFIIAFTCLRGLLIFRIRFLKYKHKNESNNLTENNISSKNNFTGLNFWEIYIKKIAKLSLIFLPLFFFDLFSGFNIFPFNFISKIGIRFFPIFFVLWSIIYILEIIKLNKISSFNKPFNKYSLNNYSMKIDELNNKNEKLLSKLKSFNLTEREKEILILLIKGKSYKEISNELSISIATVKTHITNIYKKTDSKHKVDLINKILSQP
- a CDS encoding bifunctional enoyl-CoA hydratase/phosphate acetyltransferase, translating into MVFKDLFEKIKSTNLKTIAIAGCEKDEVIIAAKEAIDSKIAKFVLVGDKEKGSKVIKDLGYDLSDFEIIDEKDDSLKAQKVCEFFRDNKVDLIMKGTVPTGTLLKKVLDKEFGLRVEPGFLSHIACIEWENRLLGITDGGLNILPTIEEKISIIKNAINFYNKIGIQNPKIALVSAVEIPSSKMQSTIDAAIIAKMAERGDIKGGLIDGPFGFDNAISKKAAEMKGIKSPIAGEADIIVAPNIEAANMCAKGIIYATGFKNGGVIVGSKAPIILLSRADDAQTKLNSIALALAAL
- a CDS encoding cAMP/cGMP-dependent 3',5'-cyclic-AMP/GMP phosphodiesterase — translated: MLEFFNFITLSRGGYIIDTGENGYIQVGSPPETIKDSMLMEKGVPQIFVITNKMFDWLKGISLAEIEFPIYYNFFIKKRKTIIICEEYQKARILKVLQEALFGPEKLDIKSDYEINFSKYPPPDIRKEMNYFRNNLKFEDVLEFGLFVNNKYVYKNIIIEKYNNEAFNFYKDEKLFARVPSNINYQIQYKLGERLKEPYMPPLFGVTCLGPSHGFDPTENTSGYIIWLNHNGIMVDPPVNSTEWLEDSNVNPKLIDSIILTHCHADHDAGTFQKILREEKVTIYTTKTVINSFLRKYSSLTGYKEEDLAKLFNFYEVKIGIPFFIHAARFEMFYTLHSIPTLGFKINFQDQTFVYSSDHNNDPTLHKKLLDEGIITKERYDELSNFPWDCKVIYHEAGIPPLHTPVKYLNSLPEKLQKKIVVYHIAKKDFPQETKLTLAKFGIENTLTFPTTPPEFEKYYTILNVLNHADIFEGISIKKVLQFITIINIEKFKKGQQIVKKGTMGDKFYFILSGNVSIPDESLKQKKIYSTYEYFGEVSLLNNTVRAADVYAETDVILLTIEKEKFLSFISGTPYDLILRRLSRIRSPETWNLLSTSNLFKYCTSSQKTWLESLFIPYVKTGEGYLIKKGEPIEFIYIISEGEVFCDINGKIKKLGYGDYVGKLKDIYEKKPSQYDYYYTSDVFLYSIPAKDMYQFLNKNPGIMMKLDSELDY